One window from the genome of Enterococcus haemoperoxidus ATCC BAA-382 encodes:
- the dapA gene encoding 4-hydroxy-tetrahydrodipicolinate synthase: protein MNLENATIITAMVTPFDESGAIDFAKLPQLVEHLLDHHTEGIILAGTTGESPTLTHDEEIELFNEVIRLVNGRVPIICGVGTNDTRDSVEFVKELSAIRGIDAGLAVVPYYNKPNQEGLYQHFKAIAEASDLPIILYNVPGRTVASLDVETTLRLSELENVIAIKECFGLDALTELIEKAPKDFLVYTGEDSLAFSIKAIGGQGVISVASHVFGTEMYDMFQALDRGEVKTAASIQRQLLPKMNALFSVPSPAPVKAVLNEMGISVGDLRLPLVSCTTEEKAKILSILDL from the coding sequence ATGAATTTAGAAAATGCAACGATAATTACAGCAATGGTCACACCTTTTGATGAAAGCGGCGCAATCGATTTTGCTAAGCTGCCTCAGTTGGTTGAACATTTGCTTGATCATCATACAGAAGGAATTATTTTAGCCGGAACGACAGGTGAATCGCCAACATTGACTCATGATGAAGAAATTGAGTTGTTCAATGAAGTGATTCGCTTAGTTAATGGAAGAGTGCCGATTATTTGTGGTGTGGGAACCAATGATACACGTGATTCTGTTGAATTTGTAAAAGAATTATCAGCTATTAGAGGAATCGATGCAGGGTTAGCAGTCGTACCTTATTACAATAAACCAAATCAAGAAGGTCTGTATCAACATTTTAAGGCAATTGCTGAGGCGAGTGACTTGCCAATTATTCTATATAATGTTCCAGGAAGAACCGTAGCAAGCCTTGATGTCGAAACAACTTTGCGCTTATCTGAGTTAGAAAATGTGATTGCAATTAAAGAATGTTTCGGCTTAGATGCATTGACTGAGTTGATAGAAAAGGCACCAAAAGACTTTTTAGTGTATACTGGAGAAGACTCCTTAGCTTTTTCAATAAAAGCGATAGGTGGACAAGGGGTGATTTCGGTCGCAAGCCATGTGTTCGGTACTGAAATGTACGATATGTTCCAGGCATTAGATCGTGGAGAAGTCAAAACGGCTGCAAGCATTCAGCGGCAGTTGTTACCTAAGATGAATGCTTTGTTTTCGGTTCCTTCACCAGCACCTGTAAAGGCAGTGTTGAACGAAATGGGCATTTCCGTTGGGGATTTACGTTTACCTCTTGTATCTTGTACAACTGAAGAAAAAGCGAAAATTTTAAGCATACTGGATCTTTGA
- a CDS encoding aspartate-semialdehyde dehydrogenase: MKSNYNVAVVGATGAVGTKMIEMLEETSLPINQVKLLASKRSAGKEVTFKGQTLIIEELVPESFTDIDIALFSAGGNISKQYAPEAVKRGAVVVDNTSHYRMDPEVPLVVPEVNPDALKRHKGIIANPNCSTIQMMVALEPIRQAYGLDRLIVSTYQAVSGAGINAMEELKSQALAYINGTPADKLEADILPSGGDKKHYPIAFNALPQIDVFADADYTYEEWKMINETKKIMEDDSIKVVATCVRIPVLSGHSESIYIEVKEDGSDVSKIKQLIADAPGAVLQDDPSQQLYPQALTSIDRKETFVGRIRQDIDIDKGYHMWVVSDNLLKGAAWNSVQIAETLHEMDLVRV; the protein is encoded by the coding sequence ATGAAAAGTAATTATAATGTTGCCGTGGTAGGCGCAACTGGTGCTGTGGGCACTAAAATGATCGAAATGTTGGAAGAAACATCATTACCAATAAATCAGGTTAAACTTTTAGCTTCAAAACGTTCAGCGGGAAAAGAAGTAACGTTTAAAGGACAAACTCTTATAATTGAAGAGTTAGTGCCTGAGTCATTTACAGATATAGATATTGCTTTATTCAGTGCTGGCGGAAATATTTCAAAACAATATGCTCCAGAAGCAGTTAAACGTGGAGCTGTTGTAGTAGACAATACTAGTCATTACAGAATGGACCCAGAAGTCCCTTTAGTTGTCCCAGAAGTCAATCCTGATGCGTTAAAGCGTCATAAAGGGATCATTGCTAACCCAAATTGCTCGACGATTCAAATGATGGTAGCTCTTGAACCAATCAGACAAGCTTATGGTTTGGACCGTTTGATCGTATCAACTTATCAAGCTGTGAGCGGAGCAGGAATCAATGCGATGGAAGAGCTGAAATCACAAGCGTTAGCGTATATCAACGGCACGCCTGCTGACAAATTAGAAGCTGATATTTTACCATCGGGTGGCGACAAAAAACATTATCCGATCGCATTTAACGCCTTACCCCAGATTGATGTCTTTGCAGATGCTGATTATACGTATGAAGAATGGAAGATGATCAATGAGACGAAAAAAATCATGGAAGATGACAGTATTAAAGTTGTAGCCACGTGTGTTCGTATTCCTGTATTGTCTGGTCATTCTGAATCAATTTATATTGAGGTCAAAGAAGATGGTTCTGACGTGAGCAAAATCAAACAATTAATCGCTGATGCTCCAGGTGCAGTTTTGCAAGATGATCCAAGTCAACAACTTTATCCGCAAGCTTTAACGAGTATCGATCGCAAAGAAACATTTGTAGGGAGAATTCGTCAAGATATCGATATTGACAAGGGGTATCATATGTGGGTTGTTTCTGATAATTTATTAAAGGGTGCTGCTTGGAATTCAGTTCAAATTGCGGAAACACTGCATGAGATGGATTTAGTGAGGGTTTAA
- a CDS encoding alpha-keto acid decarboxylase family protein, whose amino-acid sequence MYTISDYLLDRLKELGIDEVFGVPGDYNLQFLDHITAREDLKWIGNANELNAAYMADGYARTKGISAFVTTFGVGELSAVNGLAGSYAENVPVVEIIGSPTTTVQNNKKLVHHTLGDGDFLRFEKMHEEVTAAIAHLTIENATSEIDRVLTIAMTEKRPVYINLPIDIAETKTNKPNKPLQKMTERLTEAEATILSKVEKALQQAENPVIIAGHEILSYHIEHQLNEFIQKFNLPITTLPLGKGAFDEEDSHYMGTYSGSPTEEPLKSRVDNADLVLLLGAKLTDSATSGFSFGFTDKQIISIGATEVLFYGEKHEAIQLDRFVSALSTLSFSRFTGDLLPVKRISKVEFKDEQLTQKRFWKMVETFLLQGDTVVGEQGTSFFGLTNVPLKKDMHFIGQPLWGSIGYTFPSTLGSQIANKDSRHLLFIGDGSLQLTVQELGTAIREKLTPIVFVINNNGYTVEREIHGATEQYNDIPMWDYQNLPLVFGGTSQTVATYKATTEAELAEVMKSARKDTERLQWIEVVMDQEDAPLLLQKLAKIFAKQNS is encoded by the coding sequence ATGTACACCATATCAGATTATTTATTGGATCGTTTAAAGGAATTAGGAATCGATGAAGTATTTGGGGTTCCTGGAGATTATAATTTGCAATTTTTAGACCATATCACAGCGCGAGAAGACCTAAAATGGATCGGTAATGCCAATGAGTTAAATGCTGCATATATGGCTGATGGGTATGCGCGAACTAAAGGAATTTCAGCTTTTGTGACGACATTTGGTGTGGGAGAATTAAGTGCTGTCAATGGTTTAGCAGGTAGTTATGCGGAAAATGTACCTGTTGTTGAAATTATTGGTTCACCGACAACAACTGTTCAAAACAATAAAAAACTTGTTCATCACACTTTAGGCGATGGTGATTTCCTGCGCTTTGAAAAAATGCATGAAGAAGTAACAGCTGCAATCGCTCATTTGACTATAGAAAATGCCACCTCAGAAATCGACCGAGTATTGACTATTGCAATGACAGAAAAACGTCCAGTTTATATTAATTTACCAATTGATATAGCTGAAACAAAAACAAACAAACCGAATAAACCTTTACAAAAAATGACAGAAAGATTAACAGAAGCTGAAGCAACTATTTTAAGCAAAGTTGAAAAAGCTCTACAACAAGCAGAAAATCCAGTTATCATTGCTGGACATGAAATTTTAAGTTACCATATAGAACATCAATTAAACGAGTTCATCCAAAAATTTAATTTGCCAATTACGACATTACCCCTAGGAAAAGGCGCATTTGATGAAGAAGATTCTCACTATATGGGAACATATTCAGGATCACCTACTGAAGAGCCTCTGAAAAGTCGTGTTGATAATGCAGATCTTGTTTTACTTTTAGGCGCAAAATTGACGGACTCAGCAACATCTGGTTTTAGTTTTGGTTTTACAGACAAACAAATCATCTCGATTGGCGCAACAGAGGTCTTATTTTATGGTGAAAAACACGAAGCAATTCAGTTAGATCGTTTCGTTTCTGCTTTATCAACGCTATCATTTTCTAGATTCACAGGAGACTTACTTCCAGTAAAACGTATATCCAAAGTAGAATTCAAAGATGAACAACTGACTCAAAAACGGTTCTGGAAAATGGTAGAAACTTTTCTATTGCAAGGAGATACTGTGGTTGGCGAACAAGGAACTTCTTTCTTTGGGCTAACAAATGTTCCGCTAAAAAAAGACATGCACTTTATCGGACAGCCATTATGGGGATCGATTGGTTATACTTTCCCTTCTACTTTAGGTAGTCAAATCGCAAATAAAGATAGTCGTCACCTGTTGTTTATCGGAGATGGTTCGTTGCAATTGACTGTTCAAGAATTAGGGACTGCAATTCGAGAAAAACTGACACCCATCGTTTTTGTGATCAATAATAACGGTTATACGGTTGAACGCGAAATCCATGGTGCTACCGAGCAATACAACGATATTCCCATGTGGGATTATCAAAATCTGCCGCTAGTCTTTGGCGGAACTAGTCAAACTGTGGCAACTTACAAGGCGACTACAGAAGCTGAATTAGCTGAAGTGATGAAGTCTGCTAGAAAAGATACTGAACGATTACAATGGATCGAAGTGGTGATGGATCAAGAAGATGCCCCTTTGTTATTGCAAAAATTGGCCAAGATTTTTGCAAAACAAAATTCGTAA
- a CDS encoding S-ribosylhomocysteine lyase codes for MARVESFELDHNTVKAPYVRLAGTEKNGEALIEKYDLRFLQPNEDELPTAAVHTLEHLLAVNLRDHLEGIIDISPMGCRTGFYMIMWNEHSPKEIRDALVKVLNFIVETDFVPAVSAKECGNYKDHSLFSAQEYAKIVLEKGISLDPFERIL; via the coding sequence ATGGCACGTGTTGAAAGTTTTGAATTAGATCATAATACAGTTAAAGCCCCTTATGTTCGTTTAGCGGGTACTGAAAAAAATGGTGAAGCCTTGATTGAAAAATATGATCTTCGTTTCTTACAGCCAAATGAAGACGAATTACCTACAGCTGCTGTTCATACATTAGAACATTTATTAGCAGTAAATTTACGTGATCACTTAGAAGGAATCATCGATATTTCCCCTATGGGTTGTCGTACTGGTTTTTACATGATTATGTGGAACGAGCATTCACCAAAAGAAATTCGTGATGCTTTAGTGAAAGTATTGAACTTTATTGTTGAAACAGATTTTGTTCCTGCGGTTTCCGCTAAGGAATGTGGAAACTATAAAGACCATTCTTTATTTTCCGCACAGGAATATGCGAAGATTGTGTTGGAAAAAGGTATTAGTTTAGATCCTTTTGAACGTATTTTATAA
- a CDS encoding ZIP family metal transporter, translating to MTNWLLSLEAWQQALVGTGFTYFMTALGAGLVFFFKEIKKDVLNMMLGFASGVMIAASFWSLLDPAIKQAEENGNIAWLVVSFGFGLGGLFLYIADKTLPHMHFGPNHEKEGLPSHLKRTILLVFSITLHNIPEGLAVGVAFGAANSADDPPKAVLAAISVALGIGIQNFPEGAAVSIPLRQENLSRKKAFLYGQASGIVEPIAGIIGAVLVTKVTLLLPYALAFAAGAMIYVVVEELIPEAQQTVTSKRHFAVFGVMLGFIIMMILDVALG from the coding sequence ATTACTAATTGGCTGTTATCTTTAGAAGCTTGGCAGCAAGCATTGGTAGGGACAGGGTTCACTTATTTTATGACAGCATTGGGGGCTGGACTGGTTTTCTTCTTCAAAGAAATCAAAAAAGATGTTCTAAATATGATGCTCGGTTTTGCATCTGGTGTGATGATCGCTGCAAGTTTTTGGTCTTTGTTAGATCCAGCAATCAAACAGGCAGAAGAAAATGGCAACATAGCTTGGCTTGTTGTTAGTTTTGGTTTTGGTTTGGGAGGATTGTTTTTGTATATTGCAGATAAAACGTTGCCACACATGCATTTTGGGCCAAATCATGAAAAAGAAGGTTTGCCAAGTCATTTAAAACGGACGATTTTGTTGGTTTTTTCTATTACTTTACATAATATTCCTGAAGGTTTAGCAGTAGGAGTGGCGTTTGGTGCAGCAAATTCAGCTGATGATCCGCCAAAAGCAGTATTAGCAGCGATTTCTGTAGCTTTAGGGATTGGAATACAAAATTTCCCAGAAGGAGCAGCTGTGTCGATTCCATTAAGACAAGAAAATCTAAGCCGAAAGAAAGCATTTCTCTACGGGCAAGCTTCAGGGATCGTTGAACCGATTGCTGGGATCATTGGAGCAGTTCTAGTGACAAAAGTTACATTGCTTTTGCCATATGCGTTAGCATTTGCAGCAGGTGCGATGATTTATGTAGTTGTGGAAGAATTGATTCCAGAAGCACAGCAGACAGTGACCAGTAAACGACATTTTGCTGTTTTTGGTGTGATGCTTGGCTTTATTATCATGATGATTTTAGATGTTGCTTTAGGATAA